The following proteins are co-located in the Doryrhamphus excisus isolate RoL2022-K1 chromosome 3, RoL_Dexc_1.0, whole genome shotgun sequence genome:
- the LOC131125519 gene encoding cytochrome P450 7B1, giving the protein MFPSLVLMLLLVLGLVVLVRRRRRRDGEPPLINGWIPFIGKAVEFGKDAHKFLEAQKKKSGDVFTVHIAGQYMTFIMDPLMYPAIIKHGRQLDFHQFSQKVAPLTFGYPPVNSGKFPGLDEQIKRSFQLLQGDHLTMLTESMMANLMMVLRQDHLNGDATWRTAGLFDFCQSIMFEATFLTLYGRPGNAARHSRMAELRDQFVRFDAVFPLLIAQIPIWLLGRIQSVRDKLIRFFLPQTTSSWSHASHFIQRRSELFEQQNLLRDIDKAAHHFAILWASVGNTVPAAFWAVYHVLSEPAALMAVRQEIHDVLKQGGLHFSGDADVMISKDLLDKLLYLESAIKESLRLSSASMNIRVVQEDMSLCLDAERNVSVRKGDVIVLYPQSMHMDATIYEDPQKFRYERFVQHGKEKTDFFKDGHKLRYFLMPFGSGSSMCPGRFFAINEIKQFLCLLLLYFDLELEAGQPAARLDTSRAGLGILQPIDDVRFRYRLHSNMC; this is encoded by the exons ATGTTCCCGTCGCTTGTGTTGATGCTGCTGCTCGTGCTCGGGCTCGTGGTCCTCGTCCGCCGTCGTAGGAG ACGTGACGGCGAGCCACCCCTAATCAATGGCTGGATTCCTTTCATTGGGAAAGCCGTGGAGTTTGGAAAAGATGCTCACAAGTTTCTTGAAGCACAGAAGAAGAAGTCAGGAGACGTTTTCACTGTTCACATTGCAG GTCAATATATGACCTTCATCATGGACCCTCTGATGTACCCCGCCATCATTAAACATGGCCGACAACTCGACTTCCACCAGTTCTCCCAAAAGGTGGCACCATTGACCTTCGGTTACCCGCCCGTCAACAGCGGGAAGTTCCCCGGTCTGGATGAGCAGATCAAACGCTCCTTCCAACTGCTCCAGGGAGACCACCTGACGATGCTGACGGAGAGCATGATGGCCAATCTTATGATGGTCCTTCGCCAGGACCACTTGAACGGCGATGCCACCTGGAGGACGGCCGGCCTGTTTGACTTCTGCCAATCTATCATGTTTGAAGCCACCTTCCTCACCCTGTATGGGCGCCCGGGGAACGCCGCCCGCCACAGTCGCATGGCGGAGCTGAGGGACCAATTTGTCCGCTTTGACGCTGTCTTTCCGCTGCTCATCGCTCAGATTCCCATCTGGCTTCTGGGACGCATACAAAGTGTCAGAGACAAACTGATCCGATTCTTCCTGCCGCAGACCACATCCAGTTGGTCCCACGCCTCACACTTCATCCAACGTCGGTCCGAGCTCTTTGAACAGCAGAACTTACTGCGGGACATTGACAAAGCGG CACATCACTTCGCCATCCTGTGGGCTTCAGTGGGGAACACGGTCCCGGCCGCCTTCTGGGCTGTCTACCACGTGCTGAGTGAGCCAGCAGCCCTGATGGCGGTCCGTCAGGAGATCCATGACGTCCTGAAGCAGGGTGGTTTGCACTTCAGTGGTGATGCTGATGTGATGATCAGCAAGGATCTTCTGGACAAGCTGCTGTATCTGG AGAGCGCCATCAAGGAGAGCCTGCGCTTGTCGTCGGCGTCCATGAACATCCGTGTGGTTCAGGAGGACATGTCCCTGTGTCTGGACGCTGAGCGCAACGTGTCGGTCAGAAAGGGTGACGTCATCGTCTTGTACCCTCAGAGCATGCACATGGACGCCACCATTTACGAGGATCCTCAG AAGTTTCGCTACGAGCGCTTCGTACAGCACGGCAAGGAGAAGACGGACTTCTTCAAGGACGGACATAAGCTTCGCTACTTCCTCATGCCTTTTGGATCAGGATCGTCCATGTGTCCTGGACGCTTCTTTGCCATCAACGAGATTAAACAGTTCCTCTGTCTCCTGCTGCTCTACTTTGATCTGGAGCTGGAAGCGGGGCAACCCGCCGCCCGCCTTGACACCAGCAGGGCAGGCCTCGGCATCCTGCAGCCCATCGACGACGTACGCTTTCGCTATCGGCTGCATAGCAACATGTGTTAG
- the si:ch1073-184j22.1 gene encoding erythroferrone, whose translation MWILLGIMMTMMMRCSQEVVVQYEEGQDVSPASSWLMFLKNSNKEASRRTSKGPPGPQVLLPPGQLKLADVTSKACTWCEGPPQVSTAFLGRLPRAVSIRRRSLLEVRGFIQAIRFQRGQSFNASEGRFTAPLAAFYQLSADVLLQSGDRVHMRPRDNVRAAICLNSLCQSNLSIESVIGVTSVVGTFRIFLTGTFFLQAGEYVSVFVDNSSGSAISIMPDSFFSGILLGT comes from the exons ATGTGGATCCTCCTGGGAataatgatgacgatgatgatgaggtGCAGTCAGGAGGTTGTAGTCCAGTATGAGGAGGGTCAG GACGTGTCTCCTGCCAGCTCCTGGTTGATGTTCCTCAAGAACTCCAACAAGGAAGCTTCTAGAAGAACCTCAAAG GGACCTCCAGGCCCACAAGTTCTCCTCCCACCTGGACAGCTCAAACTGGCAG ATGTGACGTCAAAGGCGTGCACGTGGTGTGAAGGCCCTCCTCAAGTCTCCACCGCCTTCCTTGGCCGCCTCCCACGTGCCGTCAGCATCCGTCGCCGCAGTCTGCTGGAAGTTCGCGGCTTCATTCAG GCCATCCGCTTCCAGAGAGGTCAAAGCTTCAACGCCAGCGAAGGCCGCTTCACGGCGCCACTCGCCGCCTTCTACCAGCTGAGCGCCGACGTCCTTCTGC AGTCAGGTGACCGTGTTCACATGCGGCCTCGAGACAACGTGAGAGCTGCGATCTGCCTTAATTCCCTCTGCCAGAGTAACCT gtccATAGAGTCTGTGATAGGTGTGACCAGTGTGGTGGGAACATTCAGGATCTTCCTCACGGGAACGTTCTTCTTACAG GCTGGCGAGTACGTGTCCGTCTTTGTGGACAATAGCAGCGGCTCGGCCATCAGCATCATGCCAGACTCTTTCTTCTCTGGAATACTGCTGGGAACTTGA
- the pex5lb gene encoding PEX5-related protein: MYQVQGKGQSVVAMVLMERPAKKRSAEGVPLLAGTTKLVAEHQESRPLLSPSIDDFLSESCGDSTSVCQLSSDTSVVDLVDFSEAEDGGGNDLRRAESAGSEHTEPIRLDVDQAPAGHGTPEKTSSVLVLDTRHESNTHLGDDGRKCETRGHSCDTSGESLCDPHVKKLLDARSLDDLDLESSRQDSGTSMCCRRTRSLLAKSESLEDEFVRAKAAVESDTQFWDKMQAEWEELARRNWLEETQDQRLTPSTTSPVGEAYSFSANNPYKDRGAAFAEAQEKVGEGDLNDAVLLLEAAILQDPLDSEAWQVLGTTQAENENEQAAIASLQRCLELRPDNLQALMAVAVSFTNSGLARHACGALYQWLRHNPRYAHLIQPSAAPGPSLQEVLLVFQEAVELNVDCVDPELQTGLGVLFNLSCDFNKAVEAFSEALSVTPQDYLLWNRLGATLANGNRSEEAVEAYTRALELQPGFIRSRYNLGISCINLGAHREAITHFLIALNQQRRSQSCSQNQMSANIWAALRIAISMMDQPKLFQAVDMEDLDQLMAAFHVEDA, from the exons ATGTATCAGGTCCAG GGGAAAGGGCAAAGTGTCGTTGCCATGGTGCTGATGGAGCGTCCTGCTAAAAAGAGGTCTGCCGAAGGGGTCCCCCTCCTCGCCGGGACAACCAAG TTGGTCGCCGAGCATCAAGAGAGCCGACCACTTCTGAGTCCCTCCATTGATGACTTCCTGTCGGAGAGCTGCGGTGACTCCACCTCCGTGTGCCAACTATCCTCCGACACCTCAG TTGTGGACCTGGTGGACTTCAGTGAAGCTGAGGACGGAGGCGGGAATGACTTGAGGAGGGCAGAAAGCGCCGGATCTGAGCATACAGAACCAATCCGGTTGGATGTGGATCAAGCTCCTGCTGGTCATGGAACACCGGAAAAGACCTCATCGGTCTTAG TATTGGACACACGACATGAGTCCAACACGCACCTGGGTGACGACGGGAGGAAGTGTGAAACACGAGGCCATTCCTGCGATACGTCTGGCGAATCGCTGTG CGACCCTCATGTGAAGAAGTTGTTGGATGCTCGCAGTTTGGATGATTTGGACTTAGAGTCGTCCAGACAG GACAGCGGCACATCCATGTGTTGTCGACGGACTCGCTCCCTCCTGGCCAAAAGTGAGTCACTGGAGGATGAGTTTGTGAGAGCCAAGGCTGCTGTGGAG TCGGACACACAATTCTGGGACAAGATGCAGGCCGAGTGGGAGGAGCTTGCTCGCAGGAACTGGCTGGAGGAGACACAGGATCAGAGGCTAACTCCATCTACGACCTCACCCGTGGGAGAG GCTTACAGTTTCAGCGCCAACAATCCGTACAAAGACCGCGGTGCCGCCTTTGCTGAAGCGCAGGAGAAAGTTGGCGAGGGTGATTTGAATGACGCCGTCCTGTTGCTGGAGGCGGCCATCTTGCAGGACCCGTTGGACTCGGAG gcGTGGCAGGTTCTGGGAACGACTCAAGCCGAGAACGAGAACGAACAAGCCGCCATTGCATCGCTGCAGAG GTGTCTGGAGCTCCGCCCCGACAACCTTCAGGCCCTCATGGCAGTGGCGGTAAGCTTCACCAACAGCGGCCTGGCACGCCATGCGTGCGGCGCCCTCTACCAATGGTTGAGACACAACCCTCGCTACGCCCACCTCATCCAGCCCTCAGCGGCACCCGG tCCTTCGCTGCAGGAAGTGTTGCTTGTCTTCCAGGAGGCGGTTGAGTTGAATGTGGACTGTGTGGATCCAGAACTGCAGACAGGACTCGGAGTTCTGTTCAATCTGAGTTGTGACTTCAACAAGGCGGTGGAGGCATTCAGCGAGGCGTTGTCCGTTACGCCTCAG GACTATCTACTGTGGAACCGTCTTGGCGCTACATTGGCCAACGGGAATCGGAGTGAAGAGGCGGTGGAGGCGTACACAAGAGCTCTAGAGCTACAGCCCGGTTTCATCCGTTCTCGGTACAACCTGGGCATCAGCTGCATCAACTTGGGGGCCCACAG GGAAGCAATCACTCACTTCCTGATCGCTTTGAATCAGCAAAGACGAAGCCAGAGCTGCAGTCAGAACCAGATGTCGGCCAATATCTGGGCCGCCTTACGAATCGCCATCTCCATGATGGATCAACCTAAATTGTTCCAGGCGGTCGACATGGAGGACTTGGACCAGCTGATGGCGGCATTCCATGTTGAAGATGCGTGA
- the sft2d3 gene encoding vesicle transport protein SFT2C — MAELNRQLQDYLAQSKGGGTAKTISQSRSSTTVELGDPEPVPGSWFGRWSSPWSGNRGGTAATQSSSGSWPWSAEPDPCLPGVSRRQRLVIFGMCAALSALCFGLSMLYAPLLLLYARKFALLWSLGSLFAIAAAAILRGPSKLAASVPTSPGAAVYLCALGGTLYAALSLHSTVLTALGAAAQVTAIVYYVVSLMPGGSAGIRFVGGMAASAIKRTVSGKTIPI, encoded by the coding sequence ATGGCAGAGTTGAACCGGCAGCTGCAGGACTATCTGGCCCAGTCTAAGGGCGGTGGTACCGCCAAAACAATCTCCCAATCTCGCTCTAGTACCACGGTGGAGCTAGGCGACCCGGAGCCGGTACCTGGGAGTTGGTTCGGCCGGTGGTCCAGTCCGTGGTCCGGAAACCGCGGTGGCACCGCTGCGACACAGAGCTCCAGTGGCAGTTGGCCGTGGTCTGCCGAGCCGGATCCCTGCCTGCCCGGCGTGAGCCGACGCCAGCGGCTAGTGATCTTCGGGATGTGCGCGGCGTTGTCAGCGCTGTGTTTCGGTCTGTCGATGCTCTACGCGCCTTTGCTGCTGCTCTACGCGCGCAAATTCGCGCTGCTCTGGTCGCTCGGTTCGCTCTTCGCCATCGCGGCCGCCGCGATCCTCCGCGGACCCAGCAAACTGGCCGCCAGCGTGCCTACTTCACCCGGGGCCGCCGTCTACCTGTGCGCCCTCGGAGGGACTTTGTACGCCGCGCTGAGCCTCCACAGCACCGTGCTGACCGCGCTCGGAGCCGCCGCGCAGGTCACCGCCATTGTTTACTACGTGGTGTCGCTGATGCCCGGAGGTAGCGCCGGGATTCGCTTCGTGGGAGGCATGGCGGCGTCCGCCATCAAAAGGACCGTGAGTGGCAAAACGATACCGATATGA